In Fibrobacter sp., a single genomic region encodes these proteins:
- a CDS encoding DegT/DnrJ/EryC1/StrS aminotransferase family protein produces the protein MEDKLITVTSPLLPSLDDFIPMLKDIWDRKWLTNNGHYHKELEKALAEYLGVKYISLFTNGTLPLITALQAMRITGEVITTPYSFVATTHSIWWNGLKPVFVDVDEKTGNIDPEKIEAAITPHTTAIMPVHVYGTPCNTKRIQEIADVYGLKVIYDAAHAFGVKVNGESILNAGDMSTLSFHATKVYNTVEGGALVCHDEATKKRIDYLKNFGFAGETTVVAPGINSKMDEIRAAYGLLNLKQVDDAIARRKATAERYRAALKNVAGIRMLEDVEGVHHNYAYFPIFISEEYGLSRDALYEKLKEHNVYGRRYFYPLISTFSAYKGLESARPENLPVAHKLADQVLCLPMFAGLDNESIDRIIDIVIHKK, from the coding sequence ATGGAAGATAAACTGATTACCGTCACCTCGCCGCTTCTCCCTTCCCTTGACGATTTCATCCCGATGCTCAAGGACATCTGGGACCGCAAATGGCTCACGAACAACGGGCACTACCACAAGGAACTCGAAAAGGCCTTGGCGGAGTATCTCGGCGTCAAGTACATCAGCCTGTTCACGAACGGCACGCTGCCGCTCATCACGGCGCTGCAGGCCATGCGAATCACCGGCGAAGTGATTACCACCCCGTACAGTTTTGTCGCCACAACGCATTCCATCTGGTGGAACGGCCTCAAGCCCGTCTTTGTCGATGTCGACGAAAAGACCGGCAATATCGATCCTGAAAAAATCGAAGCGGCCATCACCCCGCACACCACGGCCATCATGCCGGTGCACGTGTACGGCACGCCCTGCAACACCAAGCGCATCCAGGAAATCGCTGACGTGTACGGCCTCAAGGTCATTTACGACGCGGCCCACGCATTCGGCGTCAAGGTGAATGGTGAATCCATCCTCAACGCGGGCGACATGAGCACGCTCAGCTTCCACGCGACCAAGGTGTACAACACCGTGGAAGGCGGCGCCCTCGTCTGCCACGACGAAGCCACCAAGAAGCGTATCGACTACCTGAAGAATTTCGGCTTTGCCGGCGAAACGACAGTCGTCGCTCCCGGCATCAACAGCAAGATGGACGAAATCCGCGCCGCCTACGGGTTATTGAACCTGAAGCAGGTGGACGACGCCATCGCAAGGCGCAAGGCGACCGCCGAACGCTACAGGGCGGCCCTCAAGAACGTCGCCGGCATCCGCATGCTCGAAGACGTCGAGGGAGTGCACCACAACTACGCCTACTTCCCGATTTTCATCAGCGAGGAATACGGCCTGAGCCGCGACGCCCTCTACGAGAAGCTTAAAGAGCACAACGTATACGGACGCCGTTACTTCTACCCGCTCATCAGCACGTTCAGCGCCTACAAGGGGCTCGAATCGGCCAGGCCCGAAAACCTGCCCGTCGCCCACAAGCTCGCCGACCAGGTACTTTGCCTGCCCATGTTCGCAGGACTCGACAACGAAAGCATCGACAGGATTATCGA
- a CDS encoding lipopolysaccharide biosynthesis protein — protein MPTKRTIIASLFWKYCERLGTQLTQFVVSIVLARILAPDDFGVVALAMIFVSIANIFVQSGLNTALIQKKETTFLDFSSVFWASLGVSFVAYAVFYAAAPYIADFYGKEALSPVIRVLALSLPIGVPYSIQYAYVVKNMMFRSLFYRSLGAMIPSGIAGIVAAVQGAGVWAIVIQQLSISVLNIFIMWFLVPWRPSLEFSLQRLKALFSFGWKLLCSSLLDTLYSNLRGLIIGKVFSPADLAYYNRGDHFPNLVVNNIDNSIQSVMLPSLSAYQDDRPMMKKLMRRSIVTSSFLIIPMMAGLAMLAKPLIIFLLGEKWLPCVPFVQIYCFIYAFRPIHTSNLSAINAMGRSDIFLKLEIIKKIFGLVFLFGGLAIFRSPLGIAYGAVLSTISCIFINAHPNKKMLGYGYFEQLKDIMPSFALSAFMGACLYLFSLIDLHIYLSAAIQIVLGIVLYFGMAKLLHFECLDYLIETIKGFRHGR, from the coding sequence TTGCCCACCAAACGAACCATAATCGCGTCGCTTTTCTGGAAATACTGCGAGCGGCTGGGAACCCAGCTGACGCAGTTTGTCGTATCCATCGTCCTGGCGCGAATCCTCGCCCCGGATGATTTTGGCGTGGTCGCCCTCGCCATGATATTTGTTTCCATAGCGAACATATTCGTCCAGAGCGGGCTCAACACCGCCCTCATCCAAAAGAAAGAAACGACCTTCCTGGACTTTTCTTCTGTATTCTGGGCGAGTCTCGGCGTTTCGTTTGTCGCCTACGCCGTGTTCTACGCGGCAGCTCCGTACATCGCCGACTTTTACGGGAAAGAAGCGCTTTCGCCGGTAATCCGCGTGCTCGCACTCTCCCTCCCCATCGGAGTTCCGTACTCCATCCAGTATGCCTACGTCGTCAAGAACATGATGTTCCGGAGCCTGTTCTACCGGAGCCTCGGCGCGATGATTCCTTCGGGCATCGCGGGTATCGTGGCCGCAGTGCAAGGGGCCGGCGTGTGGGCGATTGTCATCCAGCAGCTTTCCATCAGCGTCCTGAACATCTTCATCATGTGGTTCCTTGTCCCGTGGCGCCCCAGCCTGGAATTTTCTTTACAGCGGCTCAAGGCCTTGTTCAGCTTCGGCTGGAAGCTCCTCTGTTCTTCGCTCCTGGACACGCTCTATTCCAACCTGCGCGGACTTATCATAGGCAAGGTATTCTCTCCGGCTGACCTCGCCTACTACAACCGCGGTGACCACTTCCCGAACCTGGTCGTGAACAACATCGACAATTCCATCCAGTCGGTAATGCTGCCGTCCCTTTCGGCATATCAGGACGACCGTCCCATGATGAAAAAACTCATGCGGAGGTCCATCGTCACGAGTTCCTTCCTGATTATCCCGATGATGGCCGGGCTCGCCATGTTGGCAAAGCCCCTGATCATATTCCTGCTGGGCGAGAAGTGGCTACCCTGCGTTCCGTTCGTGCAAATCTACTGCTTCATTTACGCATTCAGGCCCATCCACACGTCGAACCTTTCCGCGATCAACGCGATGGGCCGAAGCGATATTTTCCTCAAGCTGGAAATCATCAAGAAAATCTTCGGGCTCGTTTTCCTGTTCGGCGGTCTCGCCATTTTCAGGTCGCCTCTCGGCATCGCCTACGGCGCCGTCCTTTCCACGATTTCGTGCATTTTCATCAATGCCCATCCCAACAAGAAAATGCTGGGATACGGCTATTTTGAGCAGTTGAAGGACATCATGCCTTCCTTCGCCCTTTCGGCCTTCATGGGGGCATGCCTCTACCTGTTCAGCCTCATCGACCTTCACATTTATCTATCCGCGGCAATACAGATTGTGTTGGGAATCGTGCTGTACTTCGGTATGGCGAAATTACTACATTTCGAATGTCTGGACTACCTGATAGAGACAATAAAAGGATTTCGTCATGGAAGATAA
- a CDS encoding polysaccharide biosynthesis tyrosine autokinase — protein MASSSKKEETDLLDLLKDIAKNWQIVLPCLILAGIIGVFIAMWIRPVYKVDALLQIESKNGKNVGMMAGLGNLFSTTSPAETEIELIMSRQIIGEAVEKMHLQYVATPISKINRILHREGRMELSAFEVPWGKLPPDEDTGPWHAVVIDSTNYYLLDHNKKKVLTCTVSQTCKAPYAGDTVTINVFYMNAEPKQKFKLQKMERLDAIASFKSKFKVKERGKKTGILEFSYQDIYPDRATNILNEIATTYLRQNVEQRNAEAQKTLEFLEKQLPDVKAQMDSSLLKYNTYRNRVGSIDINAETRLVLEKRTKLQQSLLELQQKKQSAIRLFQPEHPTIKTLEEQENALKRELASNSNETKKLPSTQQEVLKLTNEVDMSKLMYTTMLNNIQQLKLVSAGEVGSVRIIDFAEQVSTPSKPKKPLIICAALFIGLLVGIALVSIKSKLSSGVRDANFIERETGFSVYAKVPKGNPKGTKGTRPLAVVEPDDVAVESLRALRSSLEFSMEEGQRRIIGVSGLIPGVGKSFISVNLAALCAGLGKKVLLIDADLRKGRLHKEFGIKRGKGLSQVLLHSATLDEVICNTEVENLDIIPCGSVPSNPSELLGSKHYTNTIDELEKNYDLIIVDTPPIMLVTDAALACRVASQIVMVIEYNKHSIEAIKDGMKQLLKGNSGVHASFVINKYEHGHSDGYGYKYGKY, from the coding sequence ATGGCTTCGTCATCGAAAAAAGAAGAAACCGATCTTTTGGACCTTCTGAAAGACATCGCCAAGAACTGGCAGATAGTGCTTCCATGCCTGATTCTTGCCGGTATCATCGGCGTGTTCATCGCCATGTGGATTAGACCTGTCTACAAGGTTGATGCGCTGCTGCAAATCGAATCGAAAAACGGCAAGAACGTCGGGATGATGGCCGGCCTCGGAAACCTCTTTTCGACGACAAGCCCTGCCGAAACGGAAATCGAGCTCATCATGAGCCGCCAGATTATCGGTGAAGCCGTCGAAAAGATGCACCTGCAGTACGTGGCGACACCTATAAGCAAAATAAACAGAATTCTGCACCGGGAAGGCCGCATGGAATTGAGCGCCTTCGAAGTTCCCTGGGGCAAGCTCCCTCCCGATGAAGATACCGGCCCCTGGCATGCCGTCGTTATCGACAGCACCAATTACTACCTGCTGGACCACAACAAGAAAAAAGTCCTGACGTGTACCGTAAGCCAGACTTGCAAGGCGCCCTACGCCGGCGACACTGTCACGATAAACGTATTCTACATGAACGCCGAGCCCAAGCAGAAGTTCAAGCTCCAGAAAATGGAAAGGCTCGACGCCATTGCCTCGTTCAAGAGCAAGTTCAAGGTGAAGGAACGCGGGAAAAAGACCGGCATCCTGGAATTCAGTTACCAGGACATCTACCCGGACCGCGCGACGAACATCCTGAACGAAATCGCGACGACCTACCTGCGTCAGAACGTGGAACAGCGCAACGCCGAAGCGCAGAAGACGCTCGAGTTCTTGGAAAAGCAGCTGCCCGATGTAAAAGCCCAGATGGACAGTTCGCTCCTGAAGTACAACACCTACAGGAACCGCGTCGGCTCCATCGACATCAATGCGGAAACGCGCCTCGTACTTGAAAAGCGCACCAAACTGCAGCAGAGCCTGCTTGAACTGCAGCAGAAGAAGCAGAGCGCCATCCGCCTGTTCCAGCCGGAACATCCGACCATCAAGACCCTCGAGGAACAGGAAAACGCCCTGAAGCGCGAACTCGCAAGCAACTCTAACGAGACAAAGAAACTCCCCTCGACGCAGCAGGAAGTCCTGAAGCTCACGAACGAAGTGGACATGAGCAAGCTCATGTACACCACGATGCTCAACAACATCCAGCAGTTGAAGCTCGTGTCCGCGGGTGAAGTCGGATCGGTCCGCATCATCGACTTTGCGGAACAGGTCTCGACACCGTCCAAGCCCAAAAAACCCCTCATCATATGCGCGGCCCTCTTTATCGGGCTCCTGGTCGGAATCGCGCTCGTCTCCATCAAGAGCAAGCTGAGCAGCGGTGTCCGCGACGCGAACTTCATCGAACGCGAAACGGGATTCAGCGTCTACGCGAAGGTTCCGAAGGGCAACCCGAAGGGAACCAAGGGAACGCGCCCGCTCGCCGTGGTCGAACCCGACGACGTGGCCGTGGAATCGCTCCGCGCCCTCCGCAGTTCCCTCGAATTCAGCATGGAAGAAGGCCAGCGCAGGATTATCGGCGTAAGCGGACTTATCCCCGGCGTGGGCAAGAGCTTCATCTCGGTAAACCTCGCCGCCCTGTGCGCAGGCCTCGGCAAGAAGGTACTCCTTATCGACGCCGACCTCCGCAAGGGCCGTCTGCACAAGGAATTCGGCATCAAGCGCGGAAAGGGTCTTTCGCAGGTCCTGCTGCACAGCGCTACCCTTGACGAAGTCATCTGCAATACCGAAGTCGAAAACCTCGATATCATCCCCTGCGGAAGCGTTCCGAGCAACCCTTCCGAACTGCTCGGTTCCAAGCACTACACGAACACCATCGACGAACTGGAAAAGAATTACGATCTCATCATCGTCGACACCCCGCCCATCATGCTCGTGACCGACGCCGCACTCGCCTGCCGCGTCGCATCGCAGATTGTCATGGTCATCGAATACAACAAGCACAGTATCGAAGCCATCAAGGACGGCATGAAGCAACTGCTCAAGGGCAACAGCGGTGTTCACGCCAGCTTCGTCATCAACAAGTACGAACATGGCCATAGCGACGGATACGGCTACAAGTACGGGAAATATTAA